taaatgtttgaccaagtatAGCAGGCTAGTGTTAAAGTTGATAATTGTGGCTTTTCCGCCCTGGGCCCGGAAGGGTGATGTGGCTGGGGCTTCGCCGGCCTCACTATGTCTGCCATTTTCAATTTTCAGAGTCTGTTGACTGTAATCTTGCTGCTTATATGTACCTGTGCTTATATCCGATCCTTGGCACTCAGCCTCCTGGACAGAAATAAAACTGGACTGTTGGGTATATTTTGGAAGTGTGCCAGAATTGGTGAACGGAAGAGTCCTTATGTTGCAGTATGCTGTATAGTGATGGCCTTCAGCATCCTGTTCATGCAGTAGCTTGGAAAAATACCCGAATTTAATTGCCATCagatttcaatataaaaatgggaTTTACCTGCAGAAAATAATGCAAAGAATGTATAAGTTTGTTTCAACATTGAATGAGATCAATTCCTAGCTGCTGTTCTCTATTTTGTTATTGGACCAATGTTCTATATAATTAAGATGTAATCATTTAATACTCAAAGAGTTTGTAGCAATCAATCTCAGTACTGTCACTACAATATTACATTCTGCAATTGTCATTTCGTTGTGTCCAATACCAGTTTTTAGTGAGGTATCTCTAAGGCACATAGTAGaaaaatttggtaaattatacaaGTTCCTTTCACTGTGACTTGGAAGTGATATATCTTTATAGAATGAGACCATATATTGAACTAGCTTttttattggggaaaaaagggTTCAATTTGTGTTGCTAAGGATTGCATTCATACTTAATAATACTTGCTTTACCTCTGGCCACACCGTTTTGAGCATTTACC
This region of Eptesicus fuscus isolate TK198812 chromosome 23, DD_ASM_mEF_20220401, whole genome shotgun sequence genomic DNA includes:
- the LOC103287062 gene encoding protein kish-A-like, whose product is MSAIFNFQSLLTVILLLICTCAYIRSLALSLLDRNKTGLLGIFWKCARIGERKSPYVAVCCIVMAFSILFMQ